From one Rhodovulum sp. ES.010 genomic stretch:
- a CDS encoding S41 family peptidase, translated as MKRFAMAALGGTLAGALMATQVAGPLIAQEANRKNSVYEQLDLFGDVFERIRAQYVEEVDESELIEAAINGMLTSLDPHSSYLPPRDFDDMQVQTRGEFGGLGIEVTQEEGFVKVVSPIDDTPADEAGIEAGDFITHVDGESVLGLTLDEAVDLMRGPVGSEIVITVVREGVDEPFDVSIIRDTIKLTAVRSRIQGDTVVLRITTFNDQTFTNLEEEWENSVEELGGMENVNGVVLDLRNNPGGLLPQAIKVSDAFLEAGEIVSTRGRDPQDSDRYNASKGDITDGKPLVVLINGGSASASEIVAGALKDHRRAIVVGTKSFGKGSVQTVMPLKGDGAMRLTTARYYTPSGRSIQALGVSPDIVVAQPPRRPAEEEENGPALPSRSEADLRGALDNDSMTEDEQKQAEEELRKAEEAAQLREEDYQLAYAIDILKGFSALGPQD; from the coding sequence ATGAAGAGATTTGCGATGGCCGCGCTCGGCGGCACCCTGGCCGGAGCGCTGATGGCCACCCAGGTGGCCGGACCGCTCATCGCACAGGAGGCGAACCGCAAGAACTCGGTTTACGAGCAGCTCGACCTCTTCGGCGACGTGTTCGAACGCATCCGCGCGCAATATGTCGAGGAGGTCGACGAGTCCGAACTGATCGAGGCCGCGATCAACGGCATGCTGACCTCGCTCGACCCGCATTCGAGCTACCTGCCGCCGCGGGATTTCGACGACATGCAGGTGCAGACCCGCGGCGAATTCGGGGGCTTGGGCATCGAGGTCACGCAGGAAGAGGGCTTCGTCAAGGTCGTCTCGCCGATCGACGACACGCCGGCCGACGAGGCGGGCATCGAGGCGGGCGACTTCATCACCCATGTCGACGGCGAGAGCGTCCTGGGCCTGACGCTGGACGAGGCGGTGGACCTGATGCGCGGCCCGGTGGGCAGCGAGATCGTCATCACCGTGGTGCGCGAAGGCGTGGACGAGCCCTTCGACGTCAGCATCATCCGCGACACGATCAAGCTGACGGCGGTGCGCTCGCGCATCCAGGGCGACACGGTCGTGCTGCGAATCACCACCTTCAACGACCAGACCTTCACGAACCTCGAGGAGGAATGGGAGAACTCCGTCGAGGAACTCGGCGGGATGGAGAACGTCAACGGCGTCGTGCTCGACCTGCGCAACAACCCCGGCGGCCTGCTGCCCCAGGCGATCAAGGTCTCCGACGCCTTCCTCGAGGCCGGCGAGATCGTCTCGACCCGCGGGCGCGACCCGCAGGACAGCGACCGCTACAACGCCAGCAAGGGCGACATCACCGACGGGAAACCCCTGGTGGTTCTGATCAACGGCGGCTCGGCCTCGGCCTCGGAAATCGTCGCCGGCGCGCTCAAGGATCACCGCCGCGCGATCGTGGTGGGGACCAAGAGCTTCGGCAAGGGCTCGGTGCAGACCGTCATGCCGCTGAAGGGCGACGGCGCGATGCGCCTGACCACGGCGCGCTACTACACGCCGTCCGGCCGCTCGATCCAGGCGCTGGGCGTGTCGCCCGACATCGTGGTGGCCCAGCCCCCGCGCCGGCCCGCCGAGGAAGAGGAAAACGGCCCGGCGCTGCCCAGCCGCTCCGAGGCCGATCTGCGCGGCGCGCTCGACAATGACAGCATGACCGAGGACGAGCAGAAACAGGCCGAGGAAGAACTGCGCAAGGCCGAGGAAGCGGCGCAACTGCGCGAGGAGGACTACCAGCTCGCCTACGCGATCGACATCCTCAAGGGCTTCTCCGCGCTGGGACCGCAGGACTGA
- a CDS encoding RNA pyrophosphohydrolase encodes MSPEEIEKLPYRPCVGVMLVNAAGRVFVGQRKDWHEPAWQMPQGGIDAGETPEEAALRELWEETGVTADLVEVVGRTADWVHYDLPPELMGKIWKGRYRGQKQLWFLMRFLGRDDQIEIETAHPEFSEWAWLEPGYLVESIVPFKRAVYERVVDELSGYLR; translated from the coding sequence CTGTCACCCGAAGAGATCGAGAAACTGCCCTACCGCCCCTGTGTCGGCGTGATGCTGGTGAATGCCGCGGGGCGCGTCTTCGTCGGCCAGCGCAAGGACTGGCACGAACCGGCCTGGCAGATGCCGCAGGGCGGGATCGACGCGGGCGAAACCCCCGAAGAGGCCGCGCTGCGCGAGCTGTGGGAAGAGACCGGCGTGACCGCCGATCTCGTCGAGGTGGTCGGCCGCACCGCGGACTGGGTCCATTACGACCTGCCGCCCGAGCTCATGGGCAAGATCTGGAAGGGCCGGTATCGCGGCCAGAAGCAGCTGTGGTTCCTGATGCGCTTTCTGGGCCGCGACGACCAGATCGAGATCGAGACCGCGCATCCCGAGTTCTCGGAATGGGCCTGGCTGGAGCCCGGCTACCTCGTCGAGAGCATCGTGCCCTTCAAGCGCGCGGTCTACGAGCGGGTGGTGGACGAGTTGTCGGGGTATCTGCGCTGA
- a CDS encoding trans-aconitate 2-methyltransferase gives MAEKLDTRAVGLDAGLSFIRWLTGAENLHYGLWTGLEVTAQNLGRAQAAYTDKLFSYLPEGRLRILDIGGGAGETAAKLIALGHEVDIVVPSALLAERCRANAPAARVHEMPFEDFAAGSRFDLCLFSESFQYIPLAVALDKAAALLAPGGEILIADCFRSDAYRKRQKIRAAGGGHRLSAMRAALAERPVGIVAEEDITGAVAPSIDLEQALFNVVGQAIGRVDAELAAKRPRGRWLLRRALGAVLGARRRARLAARLMGRERTAEAFCRDNRYMIFRLRARP, from the coding sequence ATGGCCGAGAAACTCGACACCCGCGCGGTGGGCCTCGATGCGGGGCTGTCCTTCATCCGCTGGCTGACCGGGGCGGAGAACCTGCATTACGGGCTCTGGACCGGCCTGGAGGTGACCGCGCAGAACCTGGGCCGGGCGCAGGCGGCCTATACCGACAAGCTGTTCTCCTACCTGCCCGAGGGGCGCCTGCGCATCCTCGACATCGGCGGCGGCGCGGGCGAAACGGCGGCCAAGCTGATCGCGCTGGGCCATGAGGTCGACATCGTGGTGCCGAGCGCCCTGCTGGCGGAGCGGTGCCGCGCGAACGCGCCCGCGGCGCGGGTGCATGAGATGCCGTTCGAGGATTTCGCCGCCGGGTCCCGGTTCGATCTTTGCCTGTTTTCCGAGAGTTTCCAGTATATCCCGCTGGCGGTCGCGCTCGACAAGGCCGCGGCCTTGCTGGCGCCCGGGGGGGAAATCCTGATCGCCGACTGCTTCCGCTCGGACGCCTACCGGAAGCGGCAGAAAATCCGTGCCGCCGGCGGCGGGCACCGGCTTTCGGCGATGCGCGCGGCCCTGGCCGAGCGACCGGTCGGGATCGTGGCCGAGGAGGACATCACCGGCGCGGTCGCCCCCTCGATCGATCTGGAGCAGGCGCTTTTCAACGTGGTCGGCCAGGCGATCGGTCGCGTCGATGCGGAACTCGCCGCGAAACGCCCGCGTGGGCGGTGGCTGCTGCGCCGCGCGCTGGGGGCGGTGCTGGGCGCGCGCCGGCGCGCGCGGCTGGCCGCGCGGCTGATGGGGCGGGAACGCACGGCGGAGGCGTTTTGCCGCGACAACCGCTACATGATCTTTCGCCTGCGCGCGCGTCCTTAG
- a CDS encoding error-prone DNA polymerase gives MFAELSATSNFSFLTGASHPEEYMRRAALLGIGALAVADENSVAGLVRAHAAAREIAREVRLRRAADADPVGPPRPAHLPQPPSAPIYTVPRLIPAARLVLEGGFAVTALPRDRAAWGRLCRMLSAGKLKAEKGACRLTLDDLLARGHGLELLLHPPADAADWRRQAARLARRFPGHVALMMAPAYDGGDTARFDRLAALARDLGMPTVASAAPRMHTGRRRRLADVLTAIRTGRRVDALGRDALANAEQRLRAEAEMLRLFAGHEAAVRRSAGIAARCTFSLDELRYEYPSELRGGESAAQRLARLAHEGLARRYPQGAPDRVRGLLEHELALIAKLAYEPYFLTVHDIVAFARSRGILCQGRGSAANSVVCYCLGITSVSPEIGTMVFERFVSEARGEPPDIDVDFEHERREEVIQHIYERYGRHRAGLCATVIHYRGKRAVREVGRAMGLSEDTVAALSSQIWGWGNGSIAETRLREIGLDPADPRLRRTMALIEEIQGFPRHLSQHVGGFVITEGRLDELVPVENATMEDRTVICWDKDDIDALGILKVDVLALGMLTCLRKAFELIERHHGTRLDLATLPPEDPAVYDMLCRADSLGVFQVESRAQMNFLPRMRPRSFYDLVIQVAIIRPGPIQGDMVHPYLRRRNGEEAVRFPSDALGAVLGKTLGVPLFQEQAMQIAITGAGFTAEEADRLRRSLATFKKHGNVSEFRGRFLRGMAANGYEADFAERCFSQIEGFGSYGFPESHAASFALLVYASAWVKRHHPAIFACALLNAQPMGFYAPAQIVRDAREHGVEVRPVCVNRSHWDNMVEPDDEGGLALRLGFRQIAGLPEEEGAWIVAARGNGYGCVEDVWRRAGLAPALIEKLAEADAFAALGLSRRAALWAARALTAPAPLPLFAGDLDGEGLLEPRVTLPASSEGEEVVDDYLALRLTLRRHPVALIRHRLTPGCPPLAAPRRVAAAP, from the coding sequence ATGTTCGCCGAACTCAGCGCCACGTCCAATTTCAGTTTCCTGACCGGGGCCTCGCATCCCGAGGAGTACATGCGCCGCGCGGCGCTTCTGGGGATCGGCGCGCTGGCCGTGGCCGACGAGAACTCGGTGGCGGGGCTGGTGCGCGCCCATGCGGCGGCGCGCGAGATCGCGCGCGAAGTGCGGCTGCGGCGCGCCGCCGATGCCGATCCGGTCGGCCCGCCGCGGCCTGCGCATCTGCCGCAACCGCCCTCGGCGCCGATCTACACGGTGCCGCGGCTGATCCCGGCCGCGCGGCTCGTTCTGGAGGGTGGCTTTGCCGTGACCGCGTTGCCGCGCGACCGCGCGGCCTGGGGGCGGCTGTGCCGGATGCTGTCGGCGGGCAAGCTGAAGGCCGAGAAGGGCGCGTGTCGGCTCACGCTCGACGATCTGCTGGCGCGGGGCCACGGGCTCGAACTGCTGCTCCACCCGCCGGCGGACGCGGCCGACTGGCGGCGACAGGCCGCCCGGCTTGCGCGCCGCTTCCCCGGGCATGTGGCGCTGATGATGGCGCCGGCCTATGATGGTGGGGACACCGCGCGTTTCGACCGCCTCGCCGCGCTGGCCCGCGATCTGGGTATGCCCACCGTCGCCTCGGCCGCCCCCCGCATGCATACCGGCCGCCGACGCCGCCTCGCCGATGTTCTGACCGCGATCCGCACGGGCCGGCGCGTGGACGCGCTCGGCCGCGATGCCTTGGCCAATGCCGAGCAGCGCCTGCGCGCGGAGGCGGAGATGCTGCGGCTCTTCGCGGGCCACGAGGCAGCCGTCCGGCGCAGCGCCGGGATCGCCGCACGCTGCACCTTCAGCCTGGACGAATTGCGTTACGAGTATCCCTCGGAACTCCGGGGGGGCGAGAGCGCGGCGCAAAGGCTGGCGCGGCTCGCCCATGAGGGGCTGGCCCGGCGCTATCCGCAGGGCGCCCCCGACCGCGTGCGCGGCCTGCTGGAGCACGAACTCGCCCTTATCGCGAAACTGGCCTACGAGCCCTATTTCCTGACCGTCCACGACATCGTCGCCTTCGCCCGTTCCCGCGGCATCCTCTGCCAGGGCCGCGGCTCGGCGGCCAATTCCGTGGTCTGCTACTGCCTCGGGATCACCTCGGTCAGCCCCGAGATCGGCACCATGGTCTTCGAACGCTTCGTGTCCGAGGCCCGGGGCGAGCCCCCCGATATCGACGTCGATTTCGAACACGAGCGGCGCGAGGAGGTGATCCAGCACATCTACGAAAGATACGGCCGCCACCGGGCGGGGCTGTGCGCCACCGTCATTCACTACCGCGGCAAGCGCGCGGTGCGCGAGGTGGGCCGCGCGATGGGCCTGTCCGAAGACACGGTGGCCGCGCTGTCGAGCCAGATCTGGGGCTGGGGCAACGGCAGCATCGCCGAGACCCGCCTCCGCGAGATCGGGCTCGACCCGGCCGACCCGCGGCTCCGGCGCACGATGGCGCTGATCGAGGAGATCCAGGGCTTTCCCCGCCACCTGTCCCAGCATGTCGGCGGCTTCGTCATCACCGAGGGGCGGCTCGACGAACTGGTGCCCGTCGAGAACGCCACGATGGAGGACCGCACCGTCATCTGCTGGGACAAGGACGATATCGACGCGCTGGGCATCCTCAAGGTCGATGTGCTCGCGCTGGGGATGCTCACCTGCCTGCGCAAGGCGTTCGAGCTGATCGAGCGCCATCACGGGACGCGGCTGGACCTCGCCACCCTGCCGCCCGAGGATCCGGCGGTCTACGACATGCTCTGCCGGGCGGATTCGCTCGGCGTCTTCCAGGTGGAAAGCCGGGCGCAGATGAATTTCCTGCCCCGGATGCGGCCGCGCAGCTTCTACGACCTGGTGATCCAGGTCGCGATCATCCGCCCCGGGCCGATCCAGGGCGACATGGTCCACCCCTATCTCAGGCGCCGCAACGGCGAGGAGGCGGTGCGCTTCCCCTCGGACGCGCTGGGTGCGGTGCTGGGCAAGACGCTGGGTGTGCCGCTGTTCCAGGAACAGGCGATGCAGATCGCGATCACCGGGGCAGGCTTCACGGCCGAAGAGGCCGACCGCCTGCGCCGCTCGCTCGCCACCTTCAAGAAGCACGGCAATGTCAGCGAGTTCCGGGGCCGGTTCCTGCGCGGGATGGCCGCCAACGGCTATGAGGCCGATTTCGCCGAACGCTGCTTTTCCCAGATCGAGGGCTTCGGCTCCTACGGCTTCCCCGAAAGCCACGCGGCGAGCTTCGCGCTGCTGGTCTACGCCTCGGCCTGGGTGAAACGCCACCACCCCGCGATCTTCGCCTGCGCGCTGCTGAACGCGCAGCCCATGGGGTTCTACGCCCCCGCGCAGATCGTGCGCGACGCGCGCGAGCACGGGGTCGAGGTGCGGCCGGTCTGCGTGAACCGCAGTCACTGGGACAACATGGTGGAGCCCGACGACGAGGGCGGGCTCGCGCTGCGGCTCGGCTTTCGCCAGATCGCCGGCCTGCCCGAGGAAGAGGGGGCCTGGATCGTGGCGGCCCGCGGCAACGGCTATGGATGCGTCGAGGATGTCTGGCGCCGGGCGGGGCTGGCGCCGGCCCTGATCGAGAAGCTGGCCGAGGCGGACGCCTTCGCCGCGCTGGGTCTTTCGCGGCGCGCGGCGCTCTGGGCGGCCCGCGCGCTGACCGCGCCGGCTCCCCTGCCGCTCTTCGCCGGCGATCTCGACGGCGAAGGCCTCCTCGAGCCCCGGGTCACGCTTCCTGCGTCTTCCGAGGGCGAAGAGGTGGTCGACGACTATCTCGCGCTGCGCCTCACGCTGCGCCGTCATCCCGTGGCCCTGATCCGGCACCGGCTTACACCGGGTTGTCCGCCTTTGGCGGCTCCCAGGCGCGTCGCGGCCGCGCCCTGA
- a CDS encoding lytic murein transglycosylase, giving the protein MMAHARVLAVTLAVLTAPGPAAALDGSPRPAPRPDADAAAAQSPRPAPRPARQTETPLKPVQVSTANRGFQRWIDGFRGRALSQGISARTFDAAFRGVRYNADVIERDRNQAEFTKAIWDYLDSAVSDTRVRNGRDALREHGRLLEMIEARYGVDKEVVVAVWGLESAYGEYRGSTPIIGALATLAYDGRRGRFFEQQLIAALKIVQAGDTDARRMTGSWAGAMGHTQFIPTSYLAYAVDFTGDGRRDIWSDNPADALASTAAYLARFGWTKGQPWGVEVRLPPSFDHRLADRDVKRSPSQWAAMGVRDMNGRPVPDYGRASILLPAGARGAAFMVFDNFGVIERYNTADAYVIGVGHLSDRLKGGPPIRADWPRGDRALLFAERKELQERLTRAGFDTKGIDGKIGPNTIAAVRAFQRSIGMIPDGYASLEILKRLR; this is encoded by the coding sequence ATGATGGCGCATGCCAGGGTCCTTGCGGTGACCCTTGCCGTTCTGACCGCGCCCGGCCCTGCGGCCGCGCTCGACGGCTCCCCCCGGCCCGCGCCGCGCCCCGACGCGGACGCGGCGGCCGCCCAAAGCCCGCGGCCCGCCCCGCGGCCGGCGCGCCAAACGGAGACGCCCTTGAAACCCGTGCAGGTATCGACCGCGAACCGGGGATTCCAGCGCTGGATCGACGGGTTCCGCGGCCGCGCGCTGTCGCAGGGCATCTCGGCGCGCACCTTCGACGCCGCCTTCCGCGGCGTGCGCTACAATGCCGACGTGATCGAGCGCGACCGCAACCAGGCCGAGTTCACCAAGGCGATCTGGGACTATCTCGACAGCGCGGTCTCGGACACGCGGGTCCGGAACGGCCGGGACGCCCTGCGCGAGCATGGCCGGCTGCTGGAGATGATCGAGGCGCGCTACGGCGTCGACAAGGAGGTCGTGGTCGCGGTCTGGGGGCTGGAAAGCGCCTATGGCGAATATCGCGGCTCGACGCCGATCATCGGGGCGCTTGCGACGCTGGCCTATGACGGGCGGCGCGGGCGGTTCTTCGAACAGCAGCTGATCGCGGCGCTCAAGATCGTTCAGGCCGGCGACACCGACGCGCGGCGCATGACCGGCTCCTGGGCGGGGGCGATGGGACATACCCAGTTCATCCCGACCTCCTACCTGGCCTATGCGGTGGATTTCACCGGCGACGGGCGGCGCGACATCTGGAGCGACAACCCCGCCGACGCGCTCGCCTCGACCGCGGCCTACCTGGCGCGGTTCGGCTGGACGAAAGGCCAACCCTGGGGCGTGGAGGTGCGGCTGCCACCGAGCTTCGACCATCGCCTGGCCGATCGCGACGTGAAACGCAGCCCCTCGCAATGGGCGGCGATGGGCGTGCGCGACATGAATGGCCGGCCGGTGCCCGATTACGGGCGCGCCTCGATCCTGCTGCCGGCGGGCGCGCGGGGGGCGGCTTTCATGGTCTTCGACAATTTCGGGGTGATCGAACGCTACAACACGGCGGATGCCTACGTGATCGGGGTTGGGCACCTGTCGGACCGTCTGAAGGGCGGGCCGCCGATCCGCGCCGACTGGCCCCGCGGCGACCGGGCGCTGCTGTTCGCCGAGCGCAAGGAGTTGCAGGAGCGGCTGACGCGGGCCGGGTTCGACACCAAGGGCATCGACGGCAAGATCGGCCCGAACACCATCGCCGCGGTCCGCGCCTTCCAGCGTTCGATCGGGATGATCCCGGACGGTTATGCGAGCCTGGAGATCCTCAAGCGCCTGCGTTGA
- the rnr gene encoding ribonuclease R yields MTRIPSKTEILDWIAENPGQTSKRDIAKAFGIKGADRIDLKRVLKQLEDEGHLEKRRKTYRDPEKLPPVTVLQVLAPDANGDLYAKPLEWHGEGPEPRVLFVARKAEPALGEGDRILARLQEVRGEEHQYEARLIRKIGANPKRILGVFRKGAEGGRIVPIDKGADKEWVVGRDAAHGAKDGELVEAEQAGPRGRMGLPKARVVERLGDPTAPRAVSLIAIHQHGIPDEFPDDVIAEADRAKPAGLGAREDLRELPLITIDPADARDRDDAVLAMPDDDPKNEGGHILWVAIADVAHYVTPGSALDREARKRGNSSYFPDRVVPMLPDRLSGDLCSLHEGVPRACIAVRMKIDAHGHKLSHRFTRGLMASAGALAYEEVQAAQDGKPGEKAEPLLEDVIRPLYAAYGALTRARESRQPLDLDLPERRIELGEDGHVASVKFRDRLDAHRLIEEFMVLANVAAAEELTRLRRPLIFRVHEEPPPEKLDALREVAAASGFTLAKGQVLQTRHLNDLLDQAMGTEFSELINLSTLRSMTQAYYTPEHFGHFGLALRSYAHFTSPIRRYADLIVHRALITAHGWGKDGLSSEDIDTLEATAQHISETERRSMAAERDTTDRYLAAYLSERVGNEFTGRISGIARFGVFVTLDETGADGLVPIRELGNEYFHHDREAQTLMGADTGREIGIGQRVTVRLAEAVPVTGGLTFELLSVEDQPMGARPRRKPGKPVRRKPARAKARTDKARRKVQRKSR; encoded by the coding sequence ATGACCCGCATCCCCTCGAAAACCGAGATCCTCGACTGGATCGCCGAGAACCCCGGCCAGACGTCGAAGCGCGACATCGCCAAGGCGTTCGGCATCAAGGGGGCCGACCGGATCGACCTCAAGCGCGTGCTCAAGCAGCTTGAGGACGAGGGGCATCTGGAGAAGCGGCGCAAGACCTATCGCGACCCCGAGAAGCTGCCGCCGGTGACCGTGCTGCAGGTGCTGGCCCCCGACGCGAACGGCGATCTCTATGCCAAGCCGCTGGAATGGCACGGCGAGGGGCCGGAGCCGCGGGTGCTGTTCGTCGCGCGCAAGGCGGAACCCGCGCTGGGCGAGGGCGACCGCATCCTCGCCCGCCTGCAGGAAGTGCGCGGCGAGGAACACCAGTACGAGGCGCGGCTGATCCGCAAGATCGGCGCGAACCCGAAACGCATCCTCGGCGTCTTCCGCAAGGGCGCCGAGGGCGGGCGGATCGTGCCCATCGACAAGGGCGCCGACAAGGAATGGGTGGTCGGCCGCGACGCGGCCCACGGCGCGAAGGACGGCGAGCTGGTCGAGGCCGAGCAGGCGGGCCCGCGGGGCCGGATGGGCCTGCCCAAGGCCCGCGTGGTCGAGCGGCTGGGCGACCCCACGGCGCCCAGGGCGGTGAGTCTGATCGCGATCCACCAGCACGGCATCCCCGACGAATTTCCCGACGACGTGATCGCCGAGGCCGACCGCGCGAAACCCGCGGGGCTGGGCGCGCGCGAGGATCTGCGCGAGTTGCCGCTGATCACCATCGACCCGGCCGATGCGCGGGACCGCGACGACGCGGTGCTGGCGATGCCCGACGACGACCCCAAGAACGAGGGCGGGCATATCCTGTGGGTCGCCATCGCGGACGTCGCCCATTACGTGACGCCCGGCTCGGCGCTGGACCGCGAGGCGCGCAAGCGCGGCAACTCCAGCTATTTCCCCGACCGGGTGGTGCCGATGCTGCCCGACCGGCTGTCGGGCGATCTTTGCAGCCTGCACGAGGGCGTGCCCAGGGCCTGCATCGCGGTGCGGATGAAAATCGACGCCCATGGCCACAAGCTGTCGCACCGCTTCACCCGCGGGCTGATGGCCTCGGCCGGGGCGCTTGCCTACGAAGAGGTGCAGGCGGCACAGGACGGCAAGCCCGGCGAGAAGGCCGAGCCGCTTCTGGAGGACGTGATCCGGCCGCTCTATGCCGCCTACGGGGCGCTGACCCGGGCGCGCGAGTCCCGCCAGCCGCTGGACCTCGACCTGCCCGAGCGGCGGATCGAGCTCGGCGAGGACGGGCATGTGGCCTCGGTCAAGTTCCGCGACCGGCTGGACGCGCACCGGCTGATCGAGGAGTTCATGGTGCTGGCCAATGTCGCCGCCGCCGAGGAACTGACCCGGCTGCGCCGCCCGCTGATCTTCCGCGTCCACGAGGAGCCGCCGCCCGAAAAGCTTGACGCGCTGCGCGAGGTGGCCGCGGCCTCGGGCTTCACGCTGGCCAAGGGGCAGGTGTTGCAGACCCGCCACCTGAACGACCTGCTGGACCAGGCGATGGGCACCGAGTTTTCCGAACTCATCAACCTGTCCACGCTGCGCTCGATGACCCAGGCCTATTACACGCCGGAACATTTCGGCCATTTCGGGCTGGCGCTGCGGTCCTATGCGCATTTCACCTCGCCCATCCGGCGCTATGCCGACCTGATCGTGCACCGGGCGCTGATCACCGCGCATGGCTGGGGCAAGGACGGGCTCAGCTCCGAGGATATCGACACGCTGGAGGCCACCGCCCAGCATATCAGCGAGACCGAGCGCCGCTCGATGGCGGCCGAACGCGACACCACCGACCGCTACCTCGCGGCCTATCTGTCGGAACGGGTCGGCAACGAGTTCACCGGCCGCATCTCGGGGATCGCACGGTTCGGCGTGTTCGTGACGCTGGACGAGACCGGCGCCGACGGCCTCGTGCCGATCCGCGAACTGGGCAACGAGTATTTCCACCACGACCGCGAGGCGCAGACCCTGATGGGCGCCGATACCGGGCGCGAGATCGGCATCGGCCAGCGGGTGACCGTGCGGCTCGCCGAGGCGGTGCCGGTGACCGGCGGGCTGACCTTCGAGCTGCTGAGCGTCGAGGACCAGCCGATGGGCGCGCGGCCCCGCCGCAAGCCCGGCAAGCCCGTCCGCCGCAAGCCCGCCCGCGCCAAGGCCCGCACCGACAAGGCGCGCCGCAAGGTGCAGCGCAAGAGCCGCTAG
- the dapE gene encoding succinyl-diaminopimelate desuccinylase, translated as MTDPVALTAELIRCPSVTPSEGGALRLLETRLAAAGFDCHRVDRGGVANLFARWGAKGHPKTLGFNGHTDVVPAGDTAAWTHDPFGAERRDGLLWGRGATDMKSGVAAFVAAAIDFVTDTPPDGAVVLTITGDEEGDAIDGTAALLDWMATEGEHMAACLVGEPTSRDTLGDMMKIGRRGSMTAWFTAHGVQGHSAYPHRAQNPIPAMARLVERLSVYPLDEGTRHFDPSTLAVTTFDTGNPATNVIPGLCRATVNIRFNEAHSSDSLTEWLRAEADKVTDETGIRFDMEFKVSGESFLTPPGALSELVAGAVEAETGRRPQLSTSGGTSDARFVKDVCPVVEFGLVGKTMHEVDERVAVDQVESLARVYARILADYFA; from the coding sequence ATGACCGACCCCGTCGCCCTGACCGCCGAGCTGATCCGCTGCCCCTCGGTCACGCCCAGCGAAGGCGGCGCGCTCCGGCTTCTGGAAACCCGGCTGGCCGCGGCGGGGTTCGACTGTCACCGGGTCGACCGGGGCGGCGTGGCCAACCTCTTCGCCCGCTGGGGGGCCAAGGGCCACCCCAAAACCCTCGGCTTCAACGGCCATACCGACGTGGTGCCCGCCGGCGACACCGCCGCCTGGACGCATGACCCGTTCGGGGCCGAGCGGCGCGACGGCCTGCTCTGGGGCCGGGGCGCAACCGACATGAAATCGGGCGTCGCCGCCTTCGTCGCCGCCGCCATCGACTTCGTCACCGACACGCCGCCCGACGGCGCGGTCGTGCTGACCATCACCGGCGACGAGGAGGGCGACGCGATCGACGGCACCGCCGCGCTGCTCGACTGGATGGCGACCGAGGGCGAACACATGGCGGCCTGTCTGGTGGGCGAACCCACCAGCCGCGACACCCTCGGCGACATGATGAAGATCGGCCGCCGCGGGTCGATGACCGCCTGGTTCACCGCGCATGGGGTGCAGGGCCATTCCGCCTATCCGCATCGCGCACAGAACCCGATCCCGGCGATGGCGCGGCTCGTCGAACGGCTGTCGGTCTATCCGCTCGACGAGGGCACCCGCCATTTCGACCCCTCGACGCTGGCGGTGACCACCTTCGACACCGGCAACCCGGCGACCAACGTGATTCCCGGCCTCTGCCGCGCCACCGTCAACATCCGCTTCAACGAGGCGCATTCCTCGGACAGCCTGACCGAATGGCTGCGCGCCGAGGCCGACAAGGTCACCGACGAGACCGGGATCCGCTTCGACATGGAGTTCAAGGTCTCGGGCGAGAGCTTCCTGACCCCGCCCGGCGCGCTTTCGGAACTCGTGGCCGGGGCGGTCGAGGCGGAAACCGGCCGGCGCCCTCAGCTCTCCACCTCGGGCGGCACGTCGGACGCGCGCTTCGTCAAGGATGTCTGCCCGGTGGTCGAGTTCGGGCTGGTCGGCAAGACCATGCACGAGGTGGACGAACGCGTGGCGGTGGACCAGGTCGAGTCGCTGGCGCGCGTCTACGCGCGCATCCTCGCCGACTATTTCGCCTGA